In Bactrocera neohumeralis isolate Rockhampton chromosome 5, APGP_CSIRO_Bneo_wtdbg2-racon-allhic-juicebox.fasta_v2, whole genome shotgun sequence, the genomic window GTGATTATCTTTAACTTCAGTCACCTCAGCTTCATTCAAAATTTCACTGTCACTAAATgttaacttttttgtatttcgCTCAGTTGGTTTTTGTTCTATTGCAACACTATCTAATGGATCTAGTGATTTTGAGCTCTGTTTTGGTTGGAGCACATTACATCCAATTGAGTTATGCTCTATGCTGGAGTCATGTTTGGAAGGAAATCGGCTGAGACTTTGCACTGATTCATAACTATCATCGCTTGAGTCAAAACTTGACTTttgattgttattgttgctatgaACGCCATCAAATATTGGCGGTAATGTTACAAACACTCGGCCCATACGTTTGTATTGATCGACATTGCGACTGTCCTCGGCACAATTAGAAAGATTCTCACTGAATTTCGGAGCTCGTCTCATTATCTTTGGTGTATGCAATTGCGACTCAAATATGCCCTCAAGCACGGCTCGTCCATTCGTATTATCAGCGGCCAGattcaaattatgaaaataaagttcTATACTATTAGCTAAGCTAATAGGAGCACTCGTGCGGGATGATATACTGGAAATTTCAGATAACGTTTCAGGACTAGCTAAAGGTGCCAAGCCCAGCGAATCATCGTGCAATGAATCTATTGGTCGTGACACATCCGAAGCTCTTCGTAATGCTGTTATGGGTAAATTACGCTTCCGTTTCTCGGCACGAACCGAGTATTGACGATATAAAGCATCTTTGGAGACGTGTGATATTGGCATGTATTTCCCTATGGCCACAGAATCCGCATCAATATCGAAAGCTACAGTCTTTAAGCGTTGAATGGGCAATGGATCACGATCATTTATAATCACCGTAGCAGTTTCGCTCGGTACGGAGGGACTTCGGCGCGTTACTGTTGTTATGCTCTCATCAACTGATATATCGTATAAGGCCGAGCTTAACTGACTTCGTCCTAAAATGCTACCAGCAATCGATGAAGTTTTACTTGAATTTAATCCACTAAACGTGGTGATGTCAAATGGAATTTGCAAATTGGCAAAAGATGTTTCGTGGCAGATTTTACGGTGTGTTGCTGGTGTTACATTAATAGAACTTATATTAGGATATGAGTTATGCGAAAGGCGGTTTAGGCTACCCTCAGGTTTTAAAACGCTGATTGGATCTATGGAACCAAGAGGAGTTATGCGTTCAACATCAAAGTCATAATGGTTAAAGTCGTTGGATAATGTAGAGAATGCATTTGACGTCTGACGTTGCGGCTTCCTTGGTCCACTTGCAGACACAACCTACAACAATAAACGCATGATATCTTAAggaatttcttttgattaaaaacaaaattaacagtAGGAAAACTTAATCCCTTAAAtcgtgaaaaattataaaacaaaaaaataagaattattatCAAGAAAGCCCAAACAAACCGCGTCGTACCGGcagatgaaaataaaatgtgaaagcaaactttttagcaaatataatatatattaaaaagttattttatttgagCAGTGCGTATTCGCGATTTTTCTCAACGAAGTCTCATAATTGATGACTCAAAGCCAACAGTGAAAAGGTCACTCTACAGTTATTAGCTATTGTGGAGAGGTCGAAGGTAGGCACTGTTCTTGTAAAGAAAACGTTCGAGTAATTGTGGATTTTAATCTCGTAAATGCGACGACGAGCATGAACTATAATACATCGAAAGTAACTATGGTAcctgtaaatatgtacataggcATGGTTTTATAACTTGTATGGCCAAACAGTTTAATGCGAAAGAAAAAGGCAATACAGGCACAAATAAACAATACACATTTGTGTGCAACTTTATTATCAAACTAAATAGgcgaataataaaatttaataaaattcataatttaataaataattcgaTTAAAATTATCGCACATACATTAGTCTTTAATTTCGATTAAAGCgtcaaaatgaaatgaaaaatatataataataaaaaataatatatggaatatataaaataatatatggacaaaacacatatatgtacatacttataaatataatattctgctcttaatttaattcaatgaaagactcaaataaataacaagagGTCAAAGAAACAGTCTGGCTACATGAACTATAAACAAATATAGGCAAGCTTTGAGTTGCTTTagaataaaaacttaaaaatagttGTGATGTCTAAGACTCAGTACTAATTAATGATGAATTGCTACCATCGGCAGTGACGGCAATTACCTTTTTTAGCGCCGAAAGTACTTTATCGGGCATGTGATCCTGCAGCATAACGGGTGAAATGAGCACTTCGTCGAAATCGTACGTATCGGCCCAAATCGCCTGATAGACCGGTTCATGGCTCTTTAGAACACTTCTGCAATCATTAGAGACAATAAACTCAAATGAAAATAGGATGTATTGATCTCTTTTATatcacttatttatatattatatgcatgcAAAAACAGATACATATGTGGAACCGAATTATACCTAACGATTTAATCTCACAACTGGATCCCTAACGTACTGAAAACGCATGCAAATTGTAAAGtaccaagaaaaaaaaatagggcgaaattaatttcataaaaattaaacattagtTAGAAACAAATCGAAACTTATGTAATTTTGGTAAAGGTTTATACCGTGCATATTTtggctatatgtacatacatatgtgaagaTCATGCCAAAAACTTTTTCCATGCACTTATACCGTAAAAGTTTAATGTCTGTATATAGAGCTAGATTTCGATATAGAAATGCCTACCTCCAACCGCTGTCGTACTTTTGcctgaaatattaataaattttattgaaaccccgttattgaaaaaagtgttataaaaatatgcaaacagtAACACAACTCTAATCTTATACATTATAATAATGAAACGCTTTTTCTTTATGTACTAGCAGAACGTCCGATTCACAGCACGGAAAGAAgtgaaaatttgcacaattATTTGGTTATTCATGCAGAAGGTCCTGACGGAGACCTCTTTTGCAAAATCACCGTCAattgaagaaattgaaattaaattttcgtttgtaaaataaatttcaaataaaaaaaatttttaaattctaaaatgAAAATGCATCAAAAATGTTAATCAGACAAAATTTAGGTTAACACCACCACCACGACGATGATCATAGCGTCACAATATTCGTGTACATACTGTGTTTAGTTATTTGGTGTTGTTAATAATCTTTGATATGTATTCAACGGTTACAATGCAAGCGAAGCCGCGGGATAAGCTATTTCTTAATATTTgactatatttgaaatattttgtccAGCATTCTGACATACATAAAGTCTTGTAAAACAAATCCATTGCTTttgccttaaaatttttatgattagTGGTTTTCAATGTATGAAATAACTGTgatattcaaatacaaattttatagaatggtaaatttaattgtaattcaaatatttttaaactctaAATATTCTTTTTATCGCAGTGTgtcgtaaataaacaaatagtagaAACTTACTCTTCTGGCTTGGGATGATGACGTACTATGTGAATTATTCGCCCAGGAGGGTATAGTGGCTACAAACGATAGAAGtttatactaaaaattatattatatgaaatattattatttcatgtGAGTGTATATTATTAGTCAATCGTGctaagttgaaaaatatttcataattttatacgTTATTTATTTTACCTTAGGGAATACTAATTCAATATGAACCCCTACCGGAGgttatattttgttaataataaaaataaacatatatttacctGATGTAATGTCAAGGCAATGGAACTATCGGTAGGATGTGCACTTGTGGAACGTGCTGAGTCTCTTTGCTGGAAGGTCATAAAATGcgatatgtcaaaatatttatataattttcaatggCTTTTATGAAAAACGTTAAACATACTTCTTGATATTGATTAATATGAGTGTCTTTGCCGGACATCTCAACAACTGATGTTGGCTCAGGTCCACATCCACAGCAAATGACTGAACATGATATTGTTTTCCactggtataaaaattatttacaaatgaaaattggttaaaaaattGACCTTGTTTAACTCACTTTGGGATCAACACTTCTCTGGATTGCATTAATTAAGTCCGCACGCAAAGCTTCCATTTGGTGTAATCCAATGCGAGGTACGACATCTTTCCCCAACACAATGGATGTGATGAACGACTTGGTATATTCTACCGCTGGCATGCTATAgaatatgtaataataattttaagaatatattttatttttgacaatgGAATAAGAATTTTACTACAGATGATACTTATTAAAGTCTCATGTATGATTTGACTTAGTCCATTACCTTAGTAGACCGCCTGGTGGTGAGTAGCTGAAACACTGTAATGACGGATAGTCAGCCTTCATTAGTATGGCTAAAATAGCAGCAGTTCCGGCACCCAAAGAATGGCCTACTAAGACTAAGCCAAATGAACTTGTTTCCCTATCACGATTATGACTTAGCGCCCGCTCGATCAATCCTTCTTcctctaatttatttttaatgtagaTAGCTGCCTGCACCATGCCTTTGTGACCAAGCCAATCATCGCGCGGTGGGGAGAGCGGCAATACCTCCCCATCAGCGTTTAAATCGGTGAGTATATCTTTCATACTTAAAGTGCCACGTATGCTGACAACAATTTTCTTCTGAGTGTAATCTACAGCCACAAAGAACGGGGTCTCACCGACATCAACGTGATACGTGGCGTAAATGATTTCTACATCACCAACTTGAAGAGTTTTCTTTAGGGCGgcataattacaaaaacaacagttatCTTCTATAACAAATGGTGTTTCAGTTTGGGGACGGCAACAACATGTAAAGCATCTAAATTCAAAATGAGCagtattaaaatataagtaCGACACTGGTATagaataaacatatgtatgtgcgtatttaAGAAACTTTATTTCACTCACTTTAATTCAGGCAACAAATTGTACATTTTCGATCggtttattataaaatacattGGCCAGCCGTAAGCACCCTGAGCAAAATACATATAGTGTATAACTGTTTGGAAGAAATCGTAGTTTTTTGCATCATTCAAAGCTAGAAACTGAGTGCGGTCAGTGATAGGAACGCCACTCAAAAACTCGTATGTGCCATTTTTTCTctgtgtaaataaaattacaaaagacACACAAgcatattaattaatatattatacgaAATTAGAGCAGTTTCATTCACAGGATtttaaaaaaacggaaaaatcgcaaatttgcgaaatattctacggatcattttcaacaattttgacTGCGAGAATATAGGTCTAAAACCTGTTTAGAGCGATTTTCAAAGCGAAGTTTATAACTTAAAGATTTATGGGaggtatatgttatagttgtccggttttctatatttttacaGTCATTGTTAAGTTGTATATGATAGAAAACagttctaatatttttaaatacacgCAGGATTCttataaatgatcaatagaatatcaaaatgtaactatgcattaaatttcatttggatATCTCATTTTTATAATCCCTAAAAAATAATCTTCGCCTTAAAATTCGCTGGCTTGAAACTGGgtttagacccatagtctcaAAGTTGTTCAGGATGACCCGTAAAACATTTCCAGTGTATACGATTTTTAGTGGTTGatagtaattatttaaaaacttgatATGCATTAACCTGCCGCACAACAGCTTCTCGTTCtatcttttgaaattttcgtaataGCACTAAACCTGCAACAACATCTGAGGGCACCACATCAAGTTCTCGAAAAAAATCACTCAGTAATCGCGCTATATCCGTAAAGGAGTTTCGATTACGATCTGTTCCACCCATACAGCAAAATAACAATCGGCATCGATGGTCCCAACTGTCTTGATAAGCGCGCATCACttttctgtaaaatatgtacataagtatatgcatatttaaccaaggtttatattttcaaaactgcATTTATgtaagttatatacatatacatgtgtatatatgcaaataaactAACCTTTGACGCCAATTGCGATTCATACTGCCACTACGCTTGTAATTGAAGCGAGATTCAGTCTCTCTCATTGACCTTTGATACTTTTTCATTTTGACCCAAGAACGTCCTGCAGCATCGAATGTACACCAAATGGTAATGAGAGTTATGAACACCAATGCCCAGTTGCAAATTACTATGGCtgaaaatgtaataatatacGATATTAGAAatagtgaaaatttaaataactaaaatgcAGTAATTACCCATGAAAAATTGCTTGGCCTCATCGATGGGTGCGTCAAAGTAACAGTTTGTTAACCACATTGTACTTAACACTAACCatgtaatatcaaaaaatatcacCACTGGCGAAAGAAAAAAGGGAAATGATTTCAGGGATATGTTCCACCTATTAAATGTCTTAAGCTATTTCTGCAGGCAATGCCGAGGGCATCTAaagtattttaagaaattatacgCATGCGTAAGTATGCTCGTACCCTTGACTTATTATTCACGAGTAGTTTGTAAGtggtatatattataattaaatctgATGTCCGTCTCACGAGACTCTCAGCCATTAGGCAAGGTTAATGGGCATGAAAAGTGTGCACTTActgctttttaaatatatccAAAAATTTATCGTTGTTCGTGCGGCAGAGTCCAATATACTACCTCGCATAGATATAATGCAGATGCCTGCCTCAACGCAAACTGAacctgaaaatataataaaatcaattattagAAGAGTATCTCCTGCTGTCGATTTTAAagatttatattcaaaatttaccAAGTAATATTGCCAAATAGCATATCTGAAGATAGAATAGTAGCTTCACGTTTAAAATTGAAAGGTCATACTCCAGTATCAATAGTGATATAAGCACAATTACAAAgctgaaaaatacatttgtttaaTGCATAGACATATTGACTGGATTAACTTACCATATAAGATGTGTAGTTAACAAAAAAGCTCCAGGTACTACGAGATCGTCTGAGCCCACCGACCAACGGCGTCGGAAAACAACAAGTCCAGGCATCTAGACAGGGTTacggaaaataataaaataaaaaagagaatcacaaaatttgtaaatatcaAACGTTTAATTCTTTCATCTATTAATGCAAGATACTTCGCCTAGTAtccattatattaaataatgatttCTTCTTAATCATAACATTTCCTTGCACCGATGATGCAGCCCAATGAATATTTAGCCTCCTCGTCCGATAGTACCATTGCaagagaaatacatacatatgtatattatattactgCGCAGTTCTATTTTGACCGAGGGTTGGAACGTGTCCGTAAGATTTGGAAAGGAcatgttgttgtaacgggtacctaatctCCGTGGTAggattaaataaattgttatcgAAGTGTATGTAGtgttagcagggcatgcaaagaggtggttagtgttATGCGGGGACTCGTTACACGCTGGGCATTTGTTTGATATGTCAAGTGACTTGAGGATTtattgcggctctgtactttggcaataatggGATTCGTGGGGATTGAAGGCAGTCGGAATTTTAACGCCATCGTCTATACTCATTCGTCCAGTAAGTGAATATGGTCACTGTGGATTTAGTGGGTGAGACGTTTACGTTTGAGCACATGCCATTGATTGCATTGCCCGACGTAATCGAAACCCTCGAAACGGTACGGATGATTGTCGACCGCTCAGGTAGCTCATAGTCCACCTCTTCAGTGGTTTTTGGTTAAGGCCATGAACTATCTTAGCGTTTATGACGTTAAGTGCtttggtggtgctgtgcacttttcggaagccTTCTATACTGGGAAGAGGAGATTTAACGGACGATAAGACTGCCCTATGTTTGCGATCCGATTTTCCAcgcatcgggtatttgaagggTGGCCAGCAACAGGTTGAGAACTTTGATTAGGATGCTTCCTCCCGTCGAGCATTAGCATGTTAATTTCATCAGGGCCAATGAATTTGGACCATTTTGCCTTGTTGATGATTCTCTGAACCTCtgcatcggtgaaagtaagtggtggTATTTTGCGCAGTCGTCGGGTAACATCGTTTGCCTTTGCTTTGTCTACCGAGGGCTGCAGGGCAAATtaccggctaaaatagctcgcgcacttcgtcgggtccgaagaggcatggcCATTGAATTGGATTTTAACTCGGTCATCATGTCTCTTCGGATTAGACAAAGCCTTGACAGTAGTccaaagctttctcataccggtggagaggttgcaggacttcaggtgctctatccattttaTCCACTTATGTTGATTTGCCATTTACCGTATCTAAAAATTGAGATCCCATATTCGATTATCACAGGGATCGGCATGGTGTAAGGTGTCGCGTTCATTAGTTAAAACAGCAGTTTCGGGTAGGAAATTGGGGCGGAGTTCCGAGATTCTTCCcgccgggatgaagcgagcggtagcggCTGCGATAGCTATATCCTGCCATTCTAGGGTAACATTCTTGCGTTCGATAACACGGTGTTCGATTGCACGGTGTTGTGCAGTATGAAGGCTAGGCCTCCACCATTATCACGGTTGCAATCTTTACAAATTGCGTTGAATCCTGTACAAatcagaagatctgagcggctgtttaactCGGTTTCTTGGACTCCAGCTAACGATACGCGTCCCCGGCTTATAATTGAACCTATCTCCTCCATCTTGTTCTGGAGCCCGTTGCAGTTGTTGCGGGGCAGTGCGCAAATTTGTTACAGATGTTTACAGCCGTAGATGTTAAGGTCGATGTAGTGCGTTGGCAGCATGGGGCCACGTAAGTCGTGGTCCACTCTCTGTGTGTCTTAAGGCCTCAGTAGGTtctaagatggctccatccaatGCATGTATTATACCCAACCGAgatggagtttggatggagcctttTGGTGCAGACGTAGCGGAAAAATTCCTCCGGACCCTGATACGGAACAACCCTGCTGCAATGCATTTCCCTAGATATGACAACTCACTTTTGTTTTCGATAATCCACACCCATGTGGCCCAAAAACGATGTAGACCGCGGATTTAAGGTATATCTGAGATAGGAGGCATCTCAAAAAGTCACATTGGAGCTGCATGAAATATTTGGCTAGATAAAGCTATTGACGCAATGGGTGTCGCGTTTGCTTCCTCTGATCTACAAATGTCATCGTTAGACTATTTCATACcactgttttattttgtttacgcGCAATCCGAAGTAATTTCGACTTCGTTCTGTGGGTCCAAAGAACAGTCTAAGTAGTGTACTTAATTCTGCGGCCGAAAAGTCTATGGCCTGAGTCACAGCGTTTGATCTACGTCGAGTACTTAGAGAAGAGCTAAACTGATATATTTTACTGAGTCGATATATTGGGCCTGTTCGACGCCGAATTGCATTTGGAGCGACTTCTTTTTGTTTCCACACTTGAAAGAGTGACTCTGCCGACAGAAATTTAAGTCGAATGAGGAGGTTATCACTCCCACGGAGGCCTACTTTATAAACCGCTAGAAAACGTATATTTGAGACGGGTGAAAGAAGTTGGAGCATCGCTGTATCAAGTGCATCTAGCTATAAACAGATTTTGTTGAGATATAGTATAAAACTTAAATGTTTATCTTTTGAAACTACAATATTTTTGGGCCGGAGAACAATTCCTCGTATGTGCAGTacatttaatgtatgtatgtattagtgaagacaacatttccgaagaaaggCTATTaagaaatgctcgaaaaagttgatGGATAATCGAATctttgaaattatcttcaaaaaaaacaattaattcaaataaagaacagattttgcatttaaaatgtataaaaatcttttgaaagtaaataaaaaaaattattgttggaATATAATGTCTTTGTAAAACACTTGTACATAAAATAACTGAAAGTAagagaaataatttttcttacagGATGTTGTAATTAACTGTATCTGAGTGCTTCATAGATAGatttaaaaatagcttttattttactacgtttatatatatatgtatatatgtatgtacatgtacatatatgataaaaTTAGaacataacatatatacatacatatgtatgtatatgtacatacatatgtacatatatacatatacaaatttaaacatatcccataacattaaatatgtatatcataaaattagaaattaccTTTGAATGTTTTTAATAGTAATCAACTGTTATTGGCGGTAATGGAAGAAGTCAGTATGATGCAGATAAATTGAACAGAAAACCTGAGAACGCTGCCATTTGTCCTCCATGCGCATTAGCCTCGAAACCGACAATCACTTTCTTTAATGTATTTCCCTCTTTGGCATTATTTGAACTCACTGAGAATTCTTTATTTATCTACGAATTGTTCATCGAGACCATGCGTTTTGAGCGAATAAACAACATTTTGCATTGAAAAGATCATTGGACGctaattattttacattttatattccaatgtacatagtatgtatagaGCTGCATATGTACCTGGGTATTATTAGAAATATAGGATGCACCGGCGACATTTGGAATAATCAAAAGCAGTATTAGGTCAATGATAGATTTCGATCGATAAATGCACGGATTTGACTTTGAAGAGCACGTTTTGGAGTATTCTGAAGACGCTAAAACTCACAATTCACATTTTGTATATAACTTTGTTAACAACCACTTATTTTAACCAATGAAATAGTATCGATTTGGTTAAGTTAACAAtacacataatatacatatgtacatacttgtatgtatgtaatttttgtttcacttttttattgttatatatttgtACTAAAACGATGTACGCGTACACATATGAGTatgcataataaaatatataaacatacacacaggCGTGTTCATAGCTTTTATCATTTCCAAATTTTGCTACATCCACTTTTGCAACGCTCCCGCTGCAACAAACGTACACATTTGTATATTACTCGACGACGTCGACGGCGGTGCCATCTTCAACGTCAACGCTAACGCCAAGTGCTGTAGCATTGGCGAAAGCGACCAAACATTAATGTGTCGATGGCCAGTGTGCATTAAATTGTCACATACATACTACttctttaaaagtttatatttaattccCATACCAATAATCTTCAGATATTTTGGTGATGAAAACTTCAAACGTGTgtcttttgtattttattagcAGAATAAATGattcattatttcattattaaggAAAATTTGTTAACAGTAGATCCCGCacgaaaattaaaagtaaaccCAAAGCACAAGCCATAGAAATACAACAATCCACAATTTGCACATCCACTCTCTTCGTTAACACAATCGAAAATGATATGgaatttaaagtgaaattatACTCTACTCACGGTATCCGTGTACAAATGTACTCCATTTTCTCTTGCTGCTCAGTATAACAATTTACCAGAGCATAAGAATCATTTTACTTGCGCATTCTCATTTCATTAATGTTCTCTTGGAGAAATGTTACAACTAAAATATTATCGAGGTAATATTGTCTAAATAAATTTGggaaatatacattttatattgcTTAAGACTAAGTTGACGTTCATGATATTCAATCAGATGAACTTTGTATTGTCTGAATACGTTAACtgtaatgtaatatttttacaattccatattttttaacaacataTAGGAGCGATTGctattatgtaaataaaaacatttcggGATCCGGTATTGAATTCTCTACAgcatttataagttttaatggCTAAAAATtatgttgccatatttttgctacttttcaaaatttttacggAATCAAAAGGCATCAATGTGGGgaattgtttgtatgtgtaggTGGAGaagatgtttttatttattactttggaCTTAGGGCTTTCagataaaacaataaataaagattCGATTTGTTTTGAATCATTTTGTGTAATCCAATAACTGAGGTGT contains:
- the LOC126760765 gene encoding uncharacterized protein LOC126760765 isoform X1, coding for MPGLVVFRRRWSVGSDDLVVPGAFLLTTHLICFVIVLISLLILEYDLSILNVKLLFYLQICYLAILLGSVCVEAGICIISMRGSILDSAARTTINFWIYLKSMVIFFDITWLVLSTMWLTNCYFDAPIDEAKQFFMAIVICNWALVFITLITIWCTFDAAGRSWVKMKKYQRSMRETESRFNYKRSGSMNRNWRQRKVMRAYQDSWDHRCRLLFCCMGGTDRNRNSFTDIARLLSDFFRELDVVPSDVVAGLVLLRKFQKIEREAVVRQRKNGTYEFLSGVPITDRTQFLALNDAKNYDFFQTVIHYMYFAQGAYGWPMYFIINRSKMYNLLPELKCFTCCCRPQTETPFVIEDNCCFCNYAALKKTLQVGDVEIIYATYHVDVGETPFFVAVDYTQKKIVVSIRGTLSMKDILTDLNADGEVLPLSPPRDDWLGHKGMVQAAIYIKNKLEEEGLIERALSHNRDRETSSFGLVLVGHSLGAGTAAILAILMKADYPSLQCFSYSPPGGLLSMPAVEYTKSFITSIVLGKDVVPRIGLHQMEALRADLINAIQRSVDPKWKTISCSVICCGCGPEPTSVVEMSGKDTHINQYQEQRDSARSTSAHPTDSSIALTLHQPLYPPGRIIHIVRHHPKPEEQKYDSGWRSVLKSHEPVYQAIWADTYDFDEVLISPVMLQDHMPDKVLSALKKVVSASGPRKPQRQTSNAFSTLSNDFNHYDFDVERITPLGSIDPISVLKPEGSLNRLSHNSYPNISSINVTPATHRKICHETSFANLQIPFDITTFSGLNSSKTSSIAGSILGRSQLSSALYDISVDESITTVTRRSPSVPSETATVIINDRDPLPIQRLKTVAFDIDADSVAIGKYMPISHVSKDALYRQYSVRAEKRKRNLPITALRRASDVSRPIDSLHDDSLGLAPLASPETLSEISSISSRTSAPISLANSIELYFHNLNLAADNTNGRAVLEGIFESQLHTPKIMRRAPKFSENLSNCAEDSRNVDQYKRMGRVFVTLPPIFDGVHSNNNNQKSSFDSSDDSYESVQSLSRFPSKHDSSIEHNSIGCNVLQPKQSSKSLDPLDSVAIEQKPTERNTKKLTFSDSEILNEAEVTEVKDNHSLLFEHKRSLMGDIDKHTNCGSADTTFYSASSSIEQFSTPGKLMYCSNSSGNGISECQSVPEEIIIIRPGVLESHFPVLESVSYLADLNSAETIDDSNIPRCSTSINVPTKQKKHETVGGRIRKRLSSEDFIFTRTEDFPLVSQLGEKSNKRKAAVYPVGSNCSVSKTKPPTCSNIQIINATTETSTVTKSSSNSQLQRKTNYLNSQYSSNPPNESPNIMLPIKYSEESNV
- the LOC126760765 gene encoding uncharacterized protein LOC126760765 isoform X2, which codes for MPGLVVFRRRWSVGSDDLVVPGAFLLTTHLICFVIVLISLLILEYDLSILNVKLLFYLQICYLAILLGSVCVEAGICIISMRGSILDSAARTTINFWIYLKSMVIFFDITWLVLSTMWLTNCYFDAPIDEAKQFFMAIVICNWALVFITLITIWCTFDAAGRSWVKMKKYQRSMRETESRFNYKRSGSMNRNWRQRKVMRAYQDSWDHRCRLLFCCMGGTDRNRNSFTDIARLLSDFFRELDVVPSDVVAGLVLLRKFQKIEREAVVRQRKNGTYEFLSGVPITDRTQFLALNDAKNYDFFQTVIHYMYFAQGAYGWPMYFIINRSKMYNLLPELKCFTCCCRPQTETPFVIEDNCCFCNYAALKKTLQVGDVEIIYATYHVDVGETPFFVAVDYTQKKIVVSIRGTLSMKDILTDLNADGEVLPLSPPRDDWLGHKGMVQAAIYIKNKLEEEGLIERALSHNRDRETSSFGLVLVGHSLGAGTAAILAILMKADYPSLQCFSYSPPGGLLSMPAVEYTKSFITSIVLGKDVVPRIGLHQMEALRADLINAIQRSVDPKWKTISCSVICCGCGPEPTSVVEMSGKDTHINQYQEQRDSARSTSAHPTDSSIALTLHQPLYPPGRIIHIVRHHPKPEESVLKSHEPVYQAIWADTYDFDEVLISPVMLQDHMPDKVLSALKKVVSASGPRKPQRQTSNAFSTLSNDFNHYDFDVERITPLGSIDPISVLKPEGSLNRLSHNSYPNISSINVTPATHRKICHETSFANLQIPFDITTFSGLNSSKTSSIAGSILGRSQLSSALYDISVDESITTVTRRSPSVPSETATVIINDRDPLPIQRLKTVAFDIDADSVAIGKYMPISHVSKDALYRQYSVRAEKRKRNLPITALRRASDVSRPIDSLHDDSLGLAPLASPETLSEISSISSRTSAPISLANSIELYFHNLNLAADNTNGRAVLEGIFESQLHTPKIMRRAPKFSENLSNCAEDSRNVDQYKRMGRVFVTLPPIFDGVHSNNNNQKSSFDSSDDSYESVQSLSRFPSKHDSSIEHNSIGCNVLQPKQSSKSLDPLDSVAIEQKPTERNTKKLTFSDSEILNEAEVTEVKDNHSLLFEHKRSLMGDIDKHTNCGSADTTFYSASSSIEQFSTPGKLMYCSNSSGNGISECQSVPEEIIIIRPGVLESHFPVLESVSYLADLNSAETIDDSNIPRCSTSINVPTKQKKHETVGGRIRKRLSSEDFIFTRTEDFPLVSQLGEKSNKRKAAVYPVGSNCSVSKTKPPTCSNIQIINATTETSTVTKSSSNSQLQRKTNYLNSQYSSNPPNESPNIMLPIKYSEESNV